In the Neodiprion virginianus isolate iyNeoVirg1 chromosome 2, iyNeoVirg1.1, whole genome shotgun sequence genome, ttctttctagACTCTAATAAtgattaaacttttttttcttccaatatGTTTCTACCTCAATGTTTTACTAGACTAGCCTACCTctaatcattttatttataatatcataTATTAGTGGATGGCATATGATTGCATATGACTGACTGAAATAGAAGAATTAGAGTCGGTGTtctataatttaataatatattcacatacgTTCTAGCGTTTCAATAGCTATCATATTATTCAATCAACTTGTTAGCTCTGCATATTGCGGTATAATTTCTTTCTAGagttaatattattttcgtatagCTAATCATATTCGAAACTTTCGATTAGCGTCTAAATTTTGCGAACAACCTTTCGTAGAAATACTCAATGTTGTATGATATCATTGCAAGAGTTACTGGCGACAGAGATTCGTAGCATAATATTTATCTCCGTCAGTATATTCCGAAAATTCCATGACAACGGCAGACTTTATGATAAATACTTGAGAATTAACCCGTCTTTGTGTCCTTTAACTCTTCGGTCGATTTCCGTGCAGTTTGTTCTTTCATTTGTCTACAAACTCGAAGGAtggtaaaacaaaatatataaataaacaacgcACGTTGTCTTTTACACGCcttatttcacaaaataacCGAAATTATTACAGATCGCAAATTGTCATGTATTATGAGTTGAATCAAGGTACTAAATACAGTCAATTTCCTAATTACCCACTTAAAGTTTAGCGGCATAACTATAACCACAGCATCGATAACGATATTTAGCATTTGATAAATAGATACTATAAACATACGGATTTcaagaataattattcatttaattaatatattaccgaataattgtgtaatttttataagCTAAAGATTTAGATTTACCTTGAGGCTAGCTGGTATTACGCTCGGATGTAGTTTTTTTCGTCTCGCTGACAGTAGTCGCAGAAATACTCGTCGACATGATCTCAGATTTTTTTAGCGAATTTTCCTTACTGCACTGATCATTCGATATGACCTTTTTTACTTCTTTAGTGCCGTTTGTTGTTGCCTTCACGTTAGCCTGTTTAATCACAGTATCCGATTTTACACCACGTATGTTTTCCCCATCATTCACTTCGCTTGCGGTAATTTTCAACTCCATTGTATTTCCGCTGTTTGACTGACTCGGAGGTCTGCTCATTATTCCCTCTTTTGCAAGTACCTCTTTGAAAGTTGCTAAAGTTTTTCGCAATGTGATGCAGAATCCACGTGATGCAGGGATCAGAGGAAATTcaggaagaattttttcatctgcaaagaaaagaaataaatcttATACACGATTTATTTTCGCAAAACGTTGATGACGTTGGAATACTTTAGAATAACTTCATTAAACTGACGCGAAGATTTACTGATTTTTCACGGTTTcggttgaataatttacacACTTACCACAGTTGGCTATCTCTTTGAACGTTGTAGGTGTGATCGGTGACAATGGATGCTGGCTATTGTGTTGCTCAGATATTTCCATCCACAGATCAAGGCGCTGGAGTAACTTTTTTGCATGTCTTTTGAAATGTTGTATAATCGTTTCTTTGAAAACTAGTGGTGGATGTTGAAGAAGTTTTGTCTGGGCTTGAACGAGCTTCAGAACAACCATCTCATTGTACATTCTAGAATTTTCACGGCCTTGTTGAGATCCTTTCTGCTTTTCATAACCAGCTTCGTTAAAATAGGGCTCAGAAACAAGGATCAGACCTTGAATCGAAACGATAACTTGCAGCAGAGTCGATGAGCTGGTCCATATTTCTGTCCCACGTCCTGCCCAAGTCCCTAAAAGACTAACGCACACTTTACCATCTTCATACAAGTTTGGGTTTAGTCTATCGCTACAGTAAGAAATGTAGTGACACAAGGGAGGAGCTGCCGGATAATCGGCGGACAGTTGAAAGTCGAATAAAAAGAGACCATCTTCGTAAGGCGTCTTCTCGGGCCCGCGAATCATTACAGAATACAAATCCATCCTGTCTTCAAATCCTTTGACCCAAATACCTGGGGGCAACGAGTTTCTCAGTAGCTTCAACTCCTTGGAAACAGTTCTGAAGAAATTCGAGGGGTCTGTCGGTTGAAACATtgtcaatttgaatttatggCTATCAGGAGCAGTGTCTTCAATTGAGAAGCCTTCGCCTTCTGTGTAAACTGGCGGTGGTATTTCAATCGAAATTTCGGAGGGTTCTGAGAGAGGCGGAATCGGcttgtcttcttcttctttcggtTTTTTCTGCGGGGATGAATTATTCGCGGCATCTGAGAGAGACATTTTTGACAAGCCAAACCTCTTGGAAACCTCTGCGTGAGCTTGCACCAGTTGAGCCTTTATCAGAGTACATAATTTCACGCAAACGTGAGAACTAGCGACGTTTTCTTCAGATCTTGCCATCGCTTTCTCCATGCTCTCGTCTTTTATTTGTTCAGTTTTTTCCATACCTGGCGAGCGATCCGCCACGTTGTTAACATCTTCGCTGAGAAGGAATTCTCCGCTAGATTCACTTGAGCCTGACTCTTTTTTAGAGttttctgcagaaaataaTCCGGAATCTTCGGGATTTGGGTTAATATCAATAAATAGTTGATTAATCtcatcctcttcctctttACTCGATTGTTTCTTGGCAGTACTATCTTGGCTACCAGGTGATATTGCCACCTCGTTCACAGTTGTACTTTTGGTTTTCAAAGTGCTATTGCTCGTCTGAAGGTTGTTCGTATTCGTTATGTTCGTATTCGTTATGTTCGTATTTTCAATGTTATCCTGCTCGGCGTCAGTTTCGGATCCTCCTGATTGATGCGTAAACAGTCTGGTTACTTGGTCGGCCATTCTCTGAGCCACATTAGCTCTGCCTCGTTCTCGGACGCGTTCCAAAAGTCCTTGGAAATGGCTTTCGTGAAAGAACGATGTCCCCATCAGCTTGTCCATGTACCTGCAATCTTTGTAAACTTCAAGGAGTCTCCTCATCACCTCAGTTGTTTGTAAAGATGGGTTCTGGGTGAAAATCTCTTCCAATCGAGACATTGCAATTCTCGCCTTTTCAATGTGAGCAGCTAGTTTTGGTTTTATGTTCTCTGTTTGCTCTGTACCTAAAATCGGGGTGCAGGAAAAATGATTGGAGTCAGAAatacgatgaaaattgaaaaattttaaccatCGGTATTTGAGTAAAAGAGATTCATAATGgattgaaatgaaacgaaaataatctTCACCGTCTGGATCAGCAATAACGCAATCTTCAGATTCAGTTTCCCATGAGGCTTCTGATGATACGTCGTCCCAGAGCTCTCCCTCGTCACTATCGTATTCCCCAACCTTATATAAGTCTTGGGGCCAACACATACTGACGTGACCATCGGCCCACCAGACCTTGACTCGACCTTCTGGATAATTATCTAATATCTGCCCAGCTGTACATCCAGCATCTTCGCCTTCGAAGTTCGCTATACGAATAACTAAGGTACCAGGTCTGTACTGGAAGTCAGGATGATCTTTCAGATCGTAAACACTGACCTCGCGTTCTTGTAACATCGTTGGCCTAGTGAAAATAATCCCATCATTAATTCATCGAAGATTTTAGTGGgctttgaaatataaatatcactTCGCTCGAAGGTTATGgacactgttaaaaattgcAGCAAATAATTTGTAGTTTACTCACTGAGGACTTTGGCTTGAAGTGTATGTTCTGAACCATTTTACTTTAGCCGTTCTGCCTTGATGATCAACGCTCTGTACGACGCCATACATTCTTGATTCCTCTTTTTGGTCGACGACAAAGTCACCAGGAAAAAATTCTTGGTCATCTAAGTGATGTATAGGATACAACTGGGTGGAAGGAATACCTGAATAGATGATAAACCTTGTCAGTATAGTGTCATGTATTGACACAGAGTTTCAATatggaaaaagaaagtatGTGTGTTAGTACCAATTTCGACGGACCCATCTTGCCAGACTACGTTTGCTTTTGTACTCGTCGACAAAGTTTCCACGACTATTTTCGTTCCAGGTATCAGTGCAACAGGTGCAACTTTCTTCTTTGCTTTgcacaacttttttttcttcagaacCTTCGTCATCAGGGCAGGTCCTCTCTTTTTTTTGCCCATAGATGCTACGCTAGAACAGCCGCTGGATAcctgtaatttttatacaggCGCAGGTAGGTTTTATTGTGCTCACAAAAACAACTATCTGCGTTGAACTTGCTCATAGATTTTTTCCTACTAACCGAAGCTGTGTCACTTTGTGACCCTGTATCTTCTGTATCCCAATCATCGGAACTTTCTGCAGTGGTATTTTGAGGTGGTGGCATTAAACTGTTGTTTGCCAAGGAACTGTGCGAATTGTTGACAGGATTGTTGGCCAAATTAGCCTCCAATCGCTCGGATGTTTGACGATCCAGAATTATAGGTTTATTGTCAACAGGTTTGGTAACGCTGACGTTTACCCGGGATTTCCGCGGGCCATGCTTTGgtacgttgaaaatttctctttgcTGTTTTCTCCACTGTTCTCGGCtgattacattttcattttccttaaCGGTGTAAAAGTTACGATCCCCGACTTGTAGTGTCGAGGGTTCAAATACATTGAGGAGCTTTAATTTTTTGAGATCTTCACCCTCCACTACAAACTTTGGTTGCACCTGATCCGTGCCAGCTCCGTCTTTGGAGTAGGCTCTGCACTGCCAGTGAACTCCTATTGAATCAGTCTCTATTTTCTCAACAACAACTTTGGTTATTTTTTGCGGCTTCAACTTTCTCTTTGCCTTTAATTCCTTAGTGCACAAAATCCATTGTGCGTCTTCCAGACAATGTAATGGCCCCCAGAGGCTTTGACCTGGATAGAATTCGGAGGAATGTGGAAAATCGTTAtcctgaaataaaaaaggatCGGTGGTATAAGGTGAGCATTGAAGTATCGGAAATTGATCCGATGCTCATTCCACAGATCAGTGTTGAATTACACGTTACATTTTCTCGCTTTTCTTCAAACTGTTCCAGAGCACAGGCATCTATTTCATTTATCACACAACGTGATCCATCCGGCATTGCCAGCCATAATTTTGAATGGACCATCTTAATTCCACCGACCCAAGAATCCATGCACACGGCTATGTCCGTAGAAAATTCCTGCAAATGTTGAATTCTGACATTAGGACAGATCGTATTGCAAAAAATACTCTCGTTTCAACATTGACATCAGACATGACTAGATTGGATGTCTGTAAAAACTGATGTTAAAGTAACGTCGAACTGCTATGCACCTCCAGTGGCACCAAATCTTCACTTTTAACATTAGTCAAGATTTGTTTAGTTCCAATGACTTGAACACAAGCGGTTAATTCGATGTCTCGACAGTAGCCTCTCTGCGTGTCCTTTCCCTTAATCATACGACGTACAACGTCACCTGGCATCAGTGATCTGTCAGCCAGAtgtatctaaaaaaaattaaacaacaaaTGGATAATTGGTTGATGTAACAACTACCTAACAATGGGGAGGCTTAAAAAAAAGGTTAAGGTATAATCTTGAGCAAAATGACGAGACGTTCGATGTTTTACGGCTAAATCAACAATAGCATGTTTCAATTAGATGAAACATTCACCATGTTGAAGTTCataacgattcatgctgaggaaaaaccgttacttcgcgattttggaattatttgaattcagtacaccataataaaataaaacatactcatattttgaaatcctttttccttcaaagtgattgtaaaaataagaaaatagtgatttttccCCCACTGTTTCGATACgataacgttacaaacttcaatATCGTGAACATTCCGGGTatgttcgaaattcaaaattagcgcCCAGTGAAATGCGAAGTATGTTATGCGCCGTTTCTTCATTTTGGCAAGTTGCAGATACGTTGATTGAAGTGTATATCGGTAGGATATGCGGTATTTTATGACGCGAAAGTAAAGCTTATACGCAGCGAACCGGTTGATTGATCGGGTGGCAAGCGATTCCGATTTAGGGGTAGCGTAAgaagggagaaagagaaagagagagagtgataGGGATAGATAGAGATAACAGAATGAAGTGGGAAAGGAAAGCTGGGAGGAGTAGCTCGTTCGGGAATTATCACCTTCTTAGAATTGACGAGTTCTTCGACGCCGGAGGGGTGCCAGACAGCGTGGATCTCTCCCTGTTTCCGCTTCGGACTCTCCTCGTTGTCCGAACTTTCGTCCGATGAGTCGGGGTCGTCGTTTCCCATGACGATGCCGAACTCAACGTTACCTCGCTTGTCCACGCGGTAAATAACGTCCTCGTAGAAATATTCAATCGTCGTGTTCGCAGCCATGTTTTCTATCCTTATATCGGTCCGGGGTTAGTTCGTTGAGACGGTCGGTTGCATACGCACTAGATACGC is a window encoding:
- the LOC124298945 gene encoding (E3-independent) E2 ubiquitin-conjugating enzyme UBE2O encodes the protein MAANTTIEYFYEDVIYRVDKRGNVEFGIVMGNDDPDSSDESSDNEESPKRKQGEIHAVWHPSGVEELVNSKKIHLADRSLMPGDVVRRMIKGKDTQRGYCRDIELTACVQVIGTKQILTNVKSEDLVPLEEFSTDIAVCMDSWVGGIKMVHSKLWLAMPDGSRCVINEIDACALEQFEEKRENDNDFPHSSEFYPGQSLWGPLHCLEDAQWILCTKELKAKRKLKPQKITKVVVEKIETDSIGVHWQCRAYSKDGAGTDQVQPKFVVEGEDLKKLKLLNVFEPSTLQVGDRNFYTVKENENVISREQWRKQQREIFNVPKHGPRKSRVNVSVTKPVDNKPIILDRQTSERLEANLANNPVNNSHSSLANNSLMPPPQNTTAESSDDWDTEDTGSQSDTASVSSGCSSVASMGKKKRGPALMTKVLKKKKLCKAKKKVAPVALIPGTKIVVETLSTSTKANVVWQDGSVEIGIPSTQLYPIHHLDDQEFFPGDFVVDQKEESRMYGVVQSVDHQGRTAKVKWFRTYTSSQSPQPTMLQEREVSVYDLKDHPDFQYRPGTLVIRIANFEGEDAGCTAGQILDNYPEGRVKVWWADGHVSMCWPQDLYKVGEYDSDEGELWDDVSSEASWETESEDCVIADPDGTEQTENIKPKLAAHIEKARIAMSRLEEIFTQNPSLQTTEVMRRLLEVYKDCRYMDKLMGTSFFHESHFQGLLERVRERGRANVAQRMADQVTRLFTHQSGGSETDAEQDNIENTNITNTNITNTNNLQTSNSTLKTKSTTVNEVAISPGSQDSTAKKQSSKEEEDEINQLFIDINPNPEDSGLFSAENSKKESGSSESSGEFLLSEDVNNVADRSPGMEKTEQIKDESMEKAMARSEENVASSHVCVKLCTLIKAQLVQAHAEVSKRFGLSKMSLSDAANNSSPQKKPKEEEDKPIPPLSEPSEISIEIPPPVYTEGEGFSIEDTAPDSHKFKLTMFQPTDPSNFFRTVSKELKLLRNSLPPGIWVKGFEDRMDLYSVMIRGPEKTPYEDGLFLFDFQLSADYPAAPPLCHYISYCSDRLNPNLYEDGKVCVSLLGTWAGRGTEIWTSSSTLLQVIVSIQGLILVSEPYFNEAGYEKQKGSQQGRENSRMYNEMVVLKLVQAQTKLLQHPPLVFKETIIQHFKRHAKKLLQRLDLWMEISEQHNSQHPLSPITPTTFKEIANCDEKILPEFPLIPASRGFCITLRKTLATFKEVLAKEGIMSRPPSQSNSGNTMELKITASEVNDGENIRGVKSDTVIKQANVKATTNGTKEVKKVISNDQCSKENSLKKSEIMSTSISATTVSETKKTTSERNTS